One region of Paraburkholderia acidiphila genomic DNA includes:
- a CDS encoding porin: MKKTILASALGLAALGAHAQSSVTLYGIVDTGIGYQSSSAKLGSNAGGASVVKMVQGVWAGSRFGFKGSEDLGGGTRAIFQLEEGYNSATGAQSTSGLMFSRAAWVGVANANYGTLTAGRQYAPYYTLLSPYSPTTWLTGAYGAHPGDIDSMDTIYRINNSLVYTSPNIAGLTVSGMYALGGVAGSTGAGQTWSVAAQYLHGPAGIAVGFERLSNSTPGGGTWGDNSTANSGGEPGVSALTNGFQWAQTQQRLAVTAGYQFSSQWDISVAYSNVQYIPGVNSHFTDTQIWNTGGVVLHYKPITVLDLAAGFSYTRATKANGIQSAASYAQYNMSQYYTLSKRTGIYFVEAYQRAGGQTLGTPSPTSPSGIINATADIGDGQNSAPSSSRSQVAGAVGIVHRF; encoded by the coding sequence ATGAAAAAAACTATCCTCGCTTCCGCGCTTGGACTCGCGGCGCTCGGCGCACACGCGCAAAGCAGCGTCACGCTGTACGGTATCGTCGATACCGGTATTGGTTATCAGAGCAGTTCCGCCAAGCTGGGCAGCAACGCTGGCGGCGCTTCCGTGGTCAAGATGGTGCAGGGCGTGTGGGCCGGCTCGCGTTTCGGCTTCAAGGGTAGCGAAGATCTCGGCGGCGGCACCCGCGCGATCTTCCAGCTCGAAGAAGGCTACAACTCGGCAACCGGTGCGCAATCGACTTCGGGCCTGATGTTCAGCCGTGCCGCGTGGGTTGGCGTCGCGAACGCGAACTACGGCACGCTGACGGCTGGCCGCCAGTACGCGCCTTACTACACGCTGCTCTCGCCGTACAGCCCGACCACGTGGCTGACCGGCGCATACGGCGCGCACCCGGGCGATATCGACTCGATGGACACGATCTATCGCATCAACAACTCGCTGGTCTATACGTCGCCGAACATCGCGGGCCTGACCGTGAGCGGCATGTACGCGCTGGGCGGCGTGGCGGGCAGCACCGGCGCAGGCCAGACGTGGAGCGTGGCCGCGCAATACCTGCACGGTCCGGCAGGCATCGCAGTGGGCTTCGAGCGCCTGAGCAATTCGACGCCTGGCGGCGGCACGTGGGGCGATAACTCGACGGCGAACAGCGGTGGGGAGCCCGGCGTTTCGGCGCTCACGAATGGCTTCCAGTGGGCGCAGACGCAACAGCGCCTCGCCGTGACGGCCGGCTACCAGTTCAGCTCGCAGTGGGACATCTCCGTCGCGTACTCGAACGTTCAGTACATTCCGGGCGTGAATTCGCACTTCACCGACACGCAGATCTGGAACACGGGCGGTGTCGTGCTGCACTACAAGCCGATCACCGTGCTCGACCTCGCGGCGGGTTTCTCCTATACGCGCGCGACGAAGGCCAACGGCATCCAGAGCGCTGCTTCGTACGCACAGTACAACATGTCGCAGTACTACACGCTCTCGAAGCGTACGGGCATCTACTTCGTCGAAGCATACCAGCGCGCGGGCGGCCAGACGCTGGGCACGCCTAGCCCGACCAGCCCGAGCGGCATCATCAACGCAACTGCCGACATCGGCGACGGCCAGAACAGCGCACCGTCCTCGTCGCGCAGCCAGGTGGCGGGCGCGGTCGGTATCGTTCACCGCTTCTAA